The Chryseobacterium sp. JV274 sequence TGTATATGGACCGGATGCTACCCGTTGGTATATGATCTCCAATGCAAACCCGTGGGAAAACCTGAAGTTTGACATTGAAGGAATTGACGAAGTAAGAAGAAAGTTCTTCGGAACGCTTTACAATACCTATTCATTCTTTGCTTTATATGCGAATGTTGACGGCTTCAACTATTCAGAAAAGGAAGTGGAAAACCGTCCTGAAATTGACAGATGGGTTCTTTCTGAACTGAATCTTCTGATCAAAGAAGTAAAAGCTTTCTATGAAGACTATGAACCCACAAGAGTAGCAAGAGCAATCAGCACTTTTGTAAATGATAACCTGAGTAACTGGTATGTAAGATTATGCAGAAGACGTTTCTGGAAAGGAGAATATTCTGATGACAAGATCTCTGCTTACCAAACATTATACACATGTCTTGAAGTAGTGGCTAAGCTATCTGCTCCTATTGCTCCGTTCTTTATGGATCAATTATACCAGGACCTGAATAAAGTAACAGGTAAAGAGAACTGTGAATCTGTACACTTAACAGACTTCCCGGTAGCTGATGAAAGCTTAATTGATCAGGATCTGGTTGAAAAAACACATCTTGCTCAGAACATTACAAGTATGGTCTTCTCACTAAGAAAGAAAGAAAATGTAAAAGTTCGTCAGCCGTTACAAAAAGTATTGGTTCCTGTATTGGATTCTAAAACAGAAGCGCAAATTCTTGCTGTTGCGGATCTGATCAAACAGGAAGTAAACGTGAAAGAATTACAGTTAATCAATGCTGAAGAAGCATCTCACTTAATTGTAAAACAGATAAAACCCAACTTCAAAGCTCTTGGTCCTAAATTAGGAAAAGACATGAAGGTGGTAGGTGCCGAGATTGCAAATCTTAATACAGAACAGATTGCCGGTCTTGAAAAAGAAGGAAAACTAGATGTTCAGGGATATGAAATCACACTTGATGATGTGGAAATTTCTACAAAAGATATCCCGGGATGGACGGTTACTTCAGACGGTAAAACAACTGTGGCATTAGATTTGACGTTAACCGATGAGCTAAAATCTGAAGGTATCGCAAGAGAATTCATCAACAGAATTCAAAACCTGCGAAAAGATAAAGACTTTGAACTGACAGACAAGATTAATATCTCCATTGAAGAAAACTCACCTTTCCTTAATGATATTAAGAAAAATGAAGAATATATTTCTTCTGAAGTCTTGTCAAATAAAATAGAAATTGTATCTTCACTTTCAAATTTTAACGAAATCGAAATAGATGAGGTTAATTTTAAGATAAATGTTGAAAAAAATTAACATGTAGTTATTATATTTCAAATTCCATTTCATAATTTTATTAAAAAAGAGAACGAATATGTCAGACGAAAGAGTTAGATACAGCGATGCTGATTTACAGGAATTTAAGGCAATTATTAAAGAAAAAATAGAAAAAGCAGAAAAGGATCTTCAGCTTATCAGAGAAAGTTTCATCAATGACCAGAATAATGGAACTGATGATACCTCTCCTACTTTCAAAGCTTTTGAGGAAGGAGCAGAAACATTGAGCAAAGAGCAGAACTCTATTTTGGCAGGAAGACAGGAAAAATTTGTGCGTGATCTTAAAAATGCTTTGATCAGAATCGAAAATAAAACGTATGGTGTTTGCAGAGTAACAGGAAAACTGATTCCTAAGGAAAGACTTTTAGCCGTTCCTCATGCTACGCTGAGCATCGAAGCGAAAAACATGCAAAAATAACCGCAAGGTTTGTAAAAAATAATATTGGGTTTATATCGTATTCACGGATACTTTATAAACCTAATTTTTAATGTATACCTATGAGCGAATTATTAATTTTAGGATTTATTATCGCAATAGCATTACTGTTTTTCAATAGAGAATGGATTAAAAACAGATTCTTTTCTGAACCTCAGAAAAACTATACTATTGATGATCAATTCAATTCTGATAAACGCGAGCGGGAGAAAGAGATCGACAGACTTTTAAGCAAAATGGGCAGAAACGGAATCAGTGATTTATCTGAAAAAGATAGAAAACGACTCGACGAATTGTCCAAAATGTAAAAATTAAATATAAGAAATGGAATCTATTATAGTACATCCAAAAAATGCAATGGAGCTTAGCGCACTGAAAAGTGTACTGAAAGAAATGAACATTAAATTTGAAAAAGCTCATGTTAAAAGTTCGTATAACGGACAGAAAGTGGTTAAGAAAGCAAGTGATAATAAAAATATAAAACCTGCTGCAAAACCTTCAAAACCTAAAGGAGAGTAATGAAAAAGATATTAGCGATAACATTTTTAGTGTTGTTGATTGACCAGGCTTCAAAAATTTACATCAAAACTCATTTTGAACTGAATGAAAGTATTCCTGTAGTCAATGGTTTCTTTAACAAAACTTTTGTTGAAAACCCTGGAATGGCTTATGGATTTCATTTTGGCGGAATCATCGGGAAATACTTTCTGGTAATCCTAAGAGTTTTCCTGATTGGAGGAATGGTATATATGTTTAAAAAATGGTTGAAAGACGGAGCATCCAATTATCTTTTGATTCCTATGGCCATCATTTTCGCCGGAGCAATCGGAAATCTTATTGACGGAATGTTTTATGGGATGATCTTCGACACCGGAACAGTGTATGACGCCAGTACTGACCGATGGATTGGGTATGGAGGTATCTCTAAGCTTGTTCCTTTTGGGCAGGGATATTCTACCTTTATGAAAGGCTGTGTAGTGGATATGCTTCATTTCCCGGTAGTAGACTGGTACGTCCCTGAAAGCTGGCCTTTAATAGGAGGAAAACATATTGAGTTCTTCAAATATATTTTCAATGTTGCCGATTCTGCGATCACAGTAGGTGCAGCTTTCCTTCTAATCTTCAGAAAAAAAGCATTTCCAAACGGGCTTGAGTTTTAAAAGATGTATTTTCGGATGAAAAAAATAATCAAAAATATTTTTAAAATTTTCCTGCTTCTTCTGGTTGCAGGAATTATTTTTATTGCCTGGGCAAATTACAGCATAAAAAAGGACAGCGAATCTTTCGTTTCCTATAATATTGCAGATGTACCGGAAGCAAAAACGGGTCTGTTACTGGGAACCGGAAAACTTCTGAGCAACGGAACCCCGAATGCTTATTTCTACAATAGAATTGAAGCTGCTGCCAACTTATACAAAAGCAGAAAAATCCAATATATTATTGTAAGTGGTGACAACAGCACCAAAGACTATAATGAACCTGAAGATATGCAGCTGGCATTAATGCAGAAAGGAGTTCCACAGGATAAAATCATTTTAGATCATGCCGGATTCAGAACACTGGATTCTGTGGTAAGGGCAAAAGATATTTTCAGCCAGACAAAACTGGTGATTATCTCTCAGAAATTCCACAATGAAAGAGCTGTTTTCCTGGCCAGAAAAAACGGAATGGAAGCCTTTGGTTATAATGCTGCTGATGTAAATAAATACGCAGGTTTAAAGACCAATATGAGAGAGTACGCTGCCAAAGCTAAGGCATACTGGGACCTTCTTTTCGGAGTAGAACCTAAATTTGGTGGGGAGAAAATTGTGATTCCTTAATATTTTTTAACCACGGATTTCACAGATAATGGTGGAGAAGGATACTGGATTATGAGTTGAGAGGTTTTGGCTAAAGCCAATAATGAATTCTTAATTTAAAGCTGGCTGGGCTTTCTTCGTCTCCGCTCAGAATTATATCCCACCTCCATTGAATTTTAAATGACAACATCTTTTATCTTTTATCTTTTATCTTTTATCTTTCGTTATTCCCAACAAACCTCGTAAATTTGTAATTCATTAATTCTTTAATATAAATTTTAAACAAATGTCAAGAATTCTTACCGGCATTCAAGCCACCGGAACACCCCATCTTGGAAACTTATTAGGGGCAATTATTCCTGCTATTGAACTATCCAAGCAGGAAGGAAATGAATCATTTTTATTTATTGCGAATCTTCACACGCTTACACAGATTAAAGATGCGCAAACGTTAAGACAAAATACCTACGAGATTGCTGCGGCTTGGCTTGCTTGTGGATTAGATACTGAAAAAACATTTTTCTACAGACAAAGTGATATCGCTGAAACCTGTGAACTTTCTTGGCATTTATCATGTTTTTTTCCTTATCAAAGATTAACATTGGCTCATTCATTCAAGGATAAGGCTGACAGACTTCAGGATGTAAATGCAGGTTTATTTACTTACCCAATTCTGATGGCTGCAGATATTTTACTGTATGATGCAGAGATTGTACCTGTAGGAAAGGATCAGCTTCAGCATTTGGAAATTGCAAGAGATGTAGCTTCCAGGTTTAATAATCAAATGGGAGAAGTGCTTGTATTACCACAAGCAGAACTTCAGCAGGACACGAAATATGTTCCCGGAACTGATGGGCGTAAAATGTCTAAATCAATGGGAAATATTATCAATATTTTCTTACCTGAAAAGGAACTGAAAAAACAGGTAATGAGCATTGAATCAGATTCTAAATCTCTGGAGGAACCTAAAGATCCCGAAACTGATAAAACCTTCCAGATCTATGAACTTATTGCAACACCTGAACAAACTGAAGAGCTAAGAGTAAAATATCTTGCCGGAAACTTCGGATACGGACATGCTAAGAAGGAATTACTGGATCTTATTCTGGTACGTTTTGAGAAAGAAAGAGAAACGTTCGCTTATTATATGAACAACCTTGATGAGCTGGAAGCAAAACTACAGCAAGGTGCCGAGAAAACCAGACCTATTGCCCTGGAAACTCTTAAAAGAGTAAGAACAAGCTTAGGATTTTAATACTAAGTTGTAAACATAAGAAAGCCTTTCAAACGAAAGGCTTTTTTTATTTATTATGATTTTCTGAATATCATTTTCCGTTATTCTTTGTCAGGATAAAGTAATGCATCTGATCGCCGAATTCATAGACAATATCCCAACCCGGGTATTGTTTTATAATGGTCTTAATGATAGACAATCCTAATCCTGTAGAGGTATGATCTGATCCTTGCTTGTAAAAACGGTTAAAGATCCTTGACTTATCTAAAGGAATGGCTGTACCGCTGTTTTGGAATGTAATCCGGTTATATTCAACAATAATATTTAACGTTCCTTCTTCATTATTATATTTAACCGCATTTTTAAGAAGATTGGACAGCAGAATATCTGCCAGATCCTGGTTAAAATCTGCAACGAATTTTCCTTTCTCTATAATATTGACCTCTACTTTTTTAAATGCGATGAAATCTTCATAATTCTGAACTAACTGAGCAATCATTCCATTAAAGTCAACATCTGAAGTTTTATTAAACTGACTGTTTTCAATTTTGGAAAGCATTAATAAAGATTTGTTTAAGCCTACCATTCTTCGCAGATCATTTTTAACTTCAGTAAGAAAGGTCATACTCTTTTTATCAAGGTCATCATTCTGAATCAGAAGGTCAATTTTGTTAATAACAATAGCCAAAGGAGTCTGAAGTTCGTGGGACGCATTTTCAATAAACTGTTTCTGCTGGTAAAAAACAAGCTCGTTACGTTCAATCATTTCATTGATTTCGACATTCAATTCTTCGAACTCGGTAATTTTATATGTCTGCTTTTCCTGTGAAAAAGGGATTCCGAACTGATATTTTTTAAGCTTATCCAAAATCAGGTAGAAAGGTCTCATTGCTTTATTCAAAAGATATCCGTTGATGACAACAATGCTTATTACCAAAAGGATATAAAGCACAATTAAAGCAGTCGTAAGGTCGTAGATCAATTCGTCCTCTTCTACGGTAGACGTTCTTATGACAAGCCTCTGCTGATTTTTAAACTGATCGATAAAGTCTGCCTCAAGAACTCTGTAAGGCTGGTCTTTATCATCATATTCCATATAATACATCTTATTGTAAAGCCTGCTTTTATTTTGATACTCTTCAGCTTTAATGGGATTAATTTTAAATTCATTAAATCCAAAATCATTATTATTCAGCAGCTGGGGATTCAGATAAACAGCTTTGATAATCTGTATTTTCCGGTCCTTCAATCCGTCATCCACATTATCATGTACTTCATCCAGAATGTAGGCATAAAACAACCCTGCCCAAACTGCAATAACAAACAGCAGGATGATGATCAGGTATTTTATGGTATAATATTTTAAAGAGACTTTCATCAGATGAATTTATATCCTATTCCGTATACAGCCTGGAAATCAGCTTCTGCATTAAGTGTTTTTAATTTTTTACGAAGATTTTTAATCTGTGAATAAATAAAATCCAGACTGTCCGCCTGATCGATGTAATCTCCCCAGATAGCTTCTGCCAACGTCGTTTTCTGTAAAGTTTTTTCCGGATGGATCACAAAATAATACAATAGATCGTATTCTTTGCGGTTAAGGACTAACTCCTCATTTCCCACTTTCACTGTTCTGTTCTCCGGATCAATACTTATATTTTTGTATCGGATGATATTTTCACCATCCTGATTTTTTCTTCTGATCACCGACTTGATCCTCGCCATCAGTTCTGCAAGATGAAAAGGTTTGGCAAGATAATCATCAGCCCCTATTTCCAATCCGGTTACCTTATCATCTACTGAGTCTTTGGCAGAAAGAATGATCACGGGATCTTTCTTGTGCATTTTTTTTATTTCTTTCAGCAGATCTATTCCGTTTCCGTCCGGCAGCATAATATCCAGCAAAATACAGTCGTATTCGTAAGAAATAATTTTCTCCAGCCCATTGCTGTAATTTTCTGCATACTCTACAATGAAATGTTCTGCTTCCAGAAACTTCTGTACCGTATCTTTTAGTTCGGGTTCATCTTCTACTATTAAAATCTTCATACCTCTGGGTGTATATGCTCTGCTGCATGATTAACTAATATCAAATATAGGAAATTATAAGGAGGGAAGCCGGAGATAGAGATACACATCCAAGAGTCTACGAGAATATGATCAATATAAGGGTTATATGATAGATAACCGATAAGATATCTATAAAATGAAAATGCTCTCTGCCCTCTTCCCTCAGGTATTTTTTCATGAATAATCTAATTTGATTTCACGTTACGGCCATCTGCATCGAAAACAAGACATAGACCATTCATCAAATGAATCTTATAAGCATTATATTTTTTTTCAATAGAGTCAATGACACTGCAAGGATGATTCCTTGTGATAAATGAAACTATATTCTTTCTAATCTGAGCAGAAGAAATCTTTCTTCCGTTACTGTTTATTAAATTCCAGTTGACCATAATATTAAAATTTAGTGTTTGCATCGGTTAAGTATTAATCATCAATTCTTTTAAAATTTCCGTTTCTGTCAAATTCAAGCTCCAGTCCGTTGGAAAGTTCTGCTTTATAAGACCATCTTTTCTTTTCGATCTTGATGATGTAAGTGTTCGGGAAATTCTTTGTACTGTAGTTTCTGATCGATACAGGAATGAAACCATACGGAACTTTCTGATGCTTTCCATCCACTTCTTTCCAGTTTCCATTGCTGTCAAACTCTATTTTCATTCCATTGGTCAGATATACTTTATATTCATCTACTCCATAAATTTCTCTGTCTTCAATGGCCGAGGTTACAGGTATTCCTTTAAATTGGGCAGCAAGAAAGTTTTTAGCTGTTTTGGGTAACTGATTAACATTGATTGCTCTGTCCTGTGCAGAAACGAAGCCTCCTATTAATAAAAACATGATCATCAATACTCCTGTGATTTTCTTTACATTTTTCATAACATTTAATTTTTTTATCATTATTATGGAGCAAAGTTGCAAATCAATTTGGGAAAGAATTGGGAAAACTAATCCAGCAAAAAAATAAATGAATTTATGATTTAGTCTTAATCGCAGATTTTCGTGGATAATCAAACATCTTTACGTTGATTTCTCAAGTCTATAAAACAGAAAAGCCACTAAGATAATCTTAGTGGCCTATATTTATACTTTAGACTTTATGGTCTTACATTTATAAGTATTCTTTAATCTGCTGAAGATGGGTAATGGCTTTTAATCCTTCTTTCCGTTTATCTTCTTTATAAACATCAAAGAAAATGGCATCCATTCCGAAGTCTGTTGCTCCCATGGCATCAGCAATCCAATCATCACCAATCAGGATACTTTCTTCTTTTCTGGCTTCAGAAAGTCCTAAAGAGTATTCAAAAATCCTGGGATTAGGTTTTCTTACTCCTACAGCATCTGCACTGGTAATCGTTTTAAAATAAGGGGCAATTCCGGACAAGGTACATTTCCTTTCCGTTACCTCCTGAAATCCATTGGAAATAATGTGTAATGTATAATTCTTAGCTTTCAGATATTCCAAAACATCTTCAGCTCCTTCTACCAATTGATTATGACTCACAATATTATCAAGAAAGTGCTCTTCAAAATAAAGGGCAAGTTCTCTATCTTCTACTCCAAAATGTTTAAATGAGTCATAAAAACGGTGTTCTCTCAAATACTCTTTGCCAATAATTCCATCTCTGATCTTTTCCCATAAATCTTCGTTGATATCATGGTAAACAGAATGAAACTCTTCAAAGTCAATATGATACTTTGAAGTAATTTCCTGTTTTTCAAAAAGTTCCTTGATGGTAAGATAGGCATTTCTACGATGATCCCAGAGTGTATTATCCAGGTCAAAAAAAACATGCTGCATTTTCATACAGCACAAAGTTAATCATTTTAATTTTTTAAAATTGGATAATTTTTGCTCTTGCTTTTCACAACTTCAAGGCTTTTAGAAAAATTCAGCAAAAAATCAATAGTTTGTTTCTTAGGTTTCAAAGTTTTCACTTTTAAGGAGTCATTTTTTTTCATAAGCGAAGTATGTTTTCCTTAAAACGTGAAATTTCCCAAAATATTATTTATCTGGTTAATATTATATTATTTTCATCCATGATTTTTCTCAGGTTTATCAGCGCATACCGTACTCTTCCAAGAGTAGTATTAATGCTCATATCTGTATGATCCGCAATTTCCTTGAAACTCAGCCCGTCAAAAAATCTTAGTTTGATTACTTCTTGCTGATTTTGTGGTAAAAACTGCAGCATCCTTAAAAGATCTTCCTGTATCTGATTCGTCACAAGCTGATCTTCAATATTTTCAGAAGGCTCTCTGATCAAATCAAAAATAGAATATTCATCGGTTTCAAAAGTAGTTTCTGAAACCTTTATATTCTTTGCTTTTGATCTGAAATGGTCGATAATTAAATTGTGGGAAATCCTTTTTGCCCAAAGGATAAATTTACCTTCTTCGTTATAACGCCCTTCTTTCAGCATAACAATAATCTTCATAAAGGTGTCCTGAAAGATATCATTCGCTAAATCTTCATCATTAATTTTATAAAAAATGAATGTAAACAGTTCTCTCTGATGTCGATGAATAAGGGTTGACAACGCACCCTCGTCTCCTTTCTGGTAAAGGGAAATTAGTAAACTATCCGATTTTGATTTCATAACTCTTCTCAATATAAATATTTGCAGACAGCCATTCTACCAGATATTTCTTCTGGCCTTTGCTGTATAAACAAAACAGTTTTAGAGTAGAGTCTCTTCTATAGGCGGTAGTACAATTATTATGATGTAAATATAATATTTTTTTAATAACTGTTAACCTATTATTAAA is a genomic window containing:
- a CDS encoding TraR/DksA family transcriptional regulator: MSDERVRYSDADLQEFKAIIKEKIEKAEKDLQLIRESFINDQNNGTDDTSPTFKAFEEGAETLSKEQNSILAGRQEKFVRDLKNALIRIENKTYGVCRVTGKLIPKERLLAVPHATLSIEAKNMQK
- a CDS encoding DUF6576 domain-containing protein, coding for MSELLILGFIIAIALLFFNREWIKNRFFSEPQKNYTIDDQFNSDKREREKEIDRLLSKMGRNGISDLSEKDRKRLDELSKM
- a CDS encoding DUF2683 family protein, whose amino-acid sequence is MESIIVHPKNAMELSALKSVLKEMNIKFEKAHVKSSYNGQKVVKKASDNKNIKPAAKPSKPKGE
- a CDS encoding lipoprotein signal peptidase, yielding MKKILAITFLVLLIDQASKIYIKTHFELNESIPVVNGFFNKTFVENPGMAYGFHFGGIIGKYFLVILRVFLIGGMVYMFKKWLKDGASNYLLIPMAIIFAGAIGNLIDGMFYGMIFDTGTVYDASTDRWIGYGGISKLVPFGQGYSTFMKGCVVDMLHFPVVDWYVPESWPLIGGKHIEFFKYIFNVADSAITVGAAFLLIFRKKAFPNGLEF
- a CDS encoding vancomycin high temperature exclusion protein encodes the protein MKKIIKNIFKIFLLLLVAGIIFIAWANYSIKKDSESFVSYNIADVPEAKTGLLLGTGKLLSNGTPNAYFYNRIEAAANLYKSRKIQYIIVSGDNSTKDYNEPEDMQLALMQKGVPQDKIILDHAGFRTLDSVVRAKDIFSQTKLVIISQKFHNERAVFLARKNGMEAFGYNAADVNKYAGLKTNMREYAAKAKAYWDLLFGVEPKFGGEKIVIP
- the trpS gene encoding tryptophan--tRNA ligase; this encodes MSRILTGIQATGTPHLGNLLGAIIPAIELSKQEGNESFLFIANLHTLTQIKDAQTLRQNTYEIAAAWLACGLDTEKTFFYRQSDIAETCELSWHLSCFFPYQRLTLAHSFKDKADRLQDVNAGLFTYPILMAADILLYDAEIVPVGKDQLQHLEIARDVASRFNNQMGEVLVLPQAELQQDTKYVPGTDGRKMSKSMGNIINIFLPEKELKKQVMSIESDSKSLEEPKDPETDKTFQIYELIATPEQTEELRVKYLAGNFGYGHAKKELLDLILVRFEKERETFAYYMNNLDELEAKLQQGAEKTRPIALETLKRVRTSLGF
- a CDS encoding sensor histidine kinase — protein: MKVSLKYYTIKYLIIILLFVIAVWAGLFYAYILDEVHDNVDDGLKDRKIQIIKAVYLNPQLLNNNDFGFNEFKINPIKAEEYQNKSRLYNKMYYMEYDDKDQPYRVLEADFIDQFKNQQRLVIRTSTVEEDELIYDLTTALIVLYILLVISIVVINGYLLNKAMRPFYLILDKLKKYQFGIPFSQEKQTYKITEFEELNVEINEMIERNELVFYQQKQFIENASHELQTPLAIVINKIDLLIQNDDLDKKSMTFLTEVKNDLRRMVGLNKSLLMLSKIENSQFNKTSDVDFNGMIAQLVQNYEDFIAFKKVEVNIIEKGKFVADFNQDLADILLSNLLKNAVKYNNEEGTLNIIVEYNRITFQNSGTAIPLDKSRIFNRFYKQGSDHTSTGLGLSIIKTIIKQYPGWDIVYEFGDQMHYFILTKNNGK
- a CDS encoding response regulator transcription factor codes for the protein MKILIVEDEPELKDTVQKFLEAEHFIVEYAENYSNGLEKIISYEYDCILLDIMLPDGNGIDLLKEIKKMHKKDPVIILSAKDSVDDKVTGLEIGADDYLAKPFHLAELMARIKSVIRRKNQDGENIIRYKNISIDPENRTVKVGNEELVLNRKEYDLLYYFVIHPEKTLQKTTLAEAIWGDYIDQADSLDFIYSQIKNLRKKLKTLNAEADFQAVYGIGYKFI
- a CDS encoding PepSY-like domain-containing protein, with the translated sequence MQTLNFNIMVNWNLINSNGRKISSAQIRKNIVSFITRNHPCSVIDSIEKKYNAYKIHLMNGLCLVFDADGRNVKSN
- a CDS encoding PepSY-like domain-containing protein, whose protein sequence is MKNVKKITGVLMIMFLLIGGFVSAQDRAINVNQLPKTAKNFLAAQFKGIPVTSAIEDREIYGVDEYKVYLTNGMKIEFDSNGNWKEVDGKHQKVPYGFIPVSIRNYSTKNFPNTYIIKIEKKRWSYKAELSNGLELEFDRNGNFKRIDD
- a CDS encoding YjjG family noncanonical pyrimidine nucleotidase, translated to MKMQHVFFDLDNTLWDHRRNAYLTIKELFEKQEITSKYHIDFEEFHSVYHDINEDLWEKIRDGIIGKEYLREHRFYDSFKHFGVEDRELALYFEEHFLDNIVSHNQLVEGAEDVLEYLKAKNYTLHIISNGFQEVTERKCTLSGIAPYFKTITSADAVGVRKPNPRIFEYSLGLSEARKEESILIGDDWIADAMGATDFGMDAIFFDVYKEDKRKEGLKAITHLQQIKEYL
- a CDS encoding RNA polymerase sigma factor, with protein sequence MKSKSDSLLISLYQKGDEGALSTLIHRHQRELFTFIFYKINDEDLANDIFQDTFMKIIVMLKEGRYNEEGKFILWAKRISHNLIIDHFRSKAKNIKVSETTFETDEYSIFDLIREPSENIEDQLVTNQIQEDLLRMLQFLPQNQQEVIKLRFFDGLSFKEIADHTDMSINTTLGRVRYALINLRKIMDENNIILTR